From one Terriglobia bacterium genomic stretch:
- a CDS encoding bifunctional transaldolase/phosoglucose isomerase: protein MRTVKINRQTFKMPADLTNAVRATLDDWKKQEKARRLWRGDASLWTGADEANWLGWMGILDDQLARIQHLKAIAEEVKAAGFKHALLLGMGGSSLCPEVMRLTFGKIAGSPELHVLDSTDPAQIKAIESRIDYKSTIFIVSSKSGSTLEPNIFKQYFFERAKQELGAAEAGNRFIAITDPGSNMQRVAESDCFRHIFYGLKSIGGRYSALSDFGMVPAAVMGVDMPRFLNATEEMVHACGATVPVEENPGVVLGVILGTLGVRGRDKVTIITSPGIFDLGAWLEQLVAESTGKIGKGLVPVDRERLGRPEVYGNDRVFAYLRLDSAPDKAQDAAIEALEKTGQPVVRIAVEREYSLGEEFFRWEIATAVAGSVIGINPFDQPDVEAAKIATRKLTSEYEQQGSLPPETPLFEADGIRLFTDPKNAEALKKSAQQQSLAGYLKAHLDRTKAGDYFAVLAFIEMNDAHEAALQGIRHDIRDVKRVATCLGFGPRFLHSTGQAYKGGPNSGVFLQITCDDARDLPVPGQKYTFGVVKAAQARGDFQVLADRGRRALRVHLGPNVGAGLATLAAAVKQALQ, encoded by the coding sequence TGCGCACGGTGAAGATCAACCGCCAGACTTTCAAAATGCCGGCCGACCTCACCAACGCCGTCCGCGCCACGCTCGATGACTGGAAAAAGCAGGAGAAGGCGCGGCGGCTGTGGCGCGGCGACGCCTCGCTGTGGACCGGCGCCGACGAAGCCAACTGGCTCGGCTGGATGGGCATCCTTGACGACCAGCTCGCGCGCATCCAGCACCTGAAGGCAATCGCCGAGGAGGTGAAGGCCGCTGGGTTCAAGCACGCGCTGCTGCTGGGCATGGGCGGATCCAGTCTTTGTCCCGAAGTCATGCGGCTGACCTTCGGCAAGATCGCGGGCTCGCCGGAACTGCACGTACTCGATTCCACCGACCCGGCGCAAATCAAGGCCATCGAAAGCCGGATTGATTACAAGAGCACGATCTTCATCGTGTCGAGCAAGTCCGGCAGCACCCTGGAACCCAACATTTTCAAGCAGTACTTCTTCGAGCGCGCCAAGCAGGAATTGGGCGCCGCCGAAGCCGGCAATCGCTTCATCGCCATTACCGATCCGGGATCCAACATGCAGCGCGTGGCCGAGAGCGACTGCTTCCGCCACATTTTCTACGGACTGAAGAGCATCGGCGGGCGCTACTCGGCGCTGTCCGACTTCGGCATGGTTCCGGCGGCGGTGATGGGCGTCGATATGCCGCGTTTCCTCAACGCGACGGAAGAGATGGTGCACGCCTGCGGCGCGACCGTGCCGGTCGAAGAGAATCCCGGTGTCGTGCTGGGCGTAATCCTGGGCACGCTCGGCGTTCGCGGCCGCGACAAGGTCACCATCATCACCTCGCCGGGCATTTTCGATCTTGGCGCATGGCTCGAACAGTTGGTCGCCGAGTCCACCGGCAAAATCGGGAAAGGCCTGGTCCCGGTGGATCGCGAACGTCTCGGCAGGCCCGAGGTGTACGGCAATGACCGTGTGTTCGCCTACCTGCGGCTTGACTCGGCGCCGGACAAGGCACAAGACGCGGCCATCGAAGCGTTGGAAAAGACCGGGCAGCCGGTGGTTCGTATTGCTGTCGAGCGGGAGTACAGTCTGGGAGAGGAATTCTTCCGCTGGGAGATTGCGACGGCGGTGGCGGGCTCGGTGATCGGGATCAATCCGTTCGACCAGCCCGACGTCGAAGCCGCCAAGATCGCCACTCGCAAGCTGACCTCGGAATACGAGCAGCAAGGCAGCCTGCCGCCGGAGACCCCGCTGTTTGAGGCGGACGGCATTCGCCTGTTTACCGATCCGAAGAATGCGGAAGCGCTGAAGAAATCCGCGCAGCAGCAATCGCTGGCGGGATATCTGAAGGCGCATCTCGACCGCACGAAGGCCGGAGATTACTTCGCGGTGCTGGCGTTCATCGAGATGAACGACGCGCACGAAGCTGCTCTCCAGGGCATCCGGCACGATATCCGCGATGTCAAGCGGGTTGCCACCTGCCTTGGTTTCGGACCGCGATTCCTGCATTCCACCGGCCAGGCTTACAAAGGCGGTCCCAACAGCGGCGTGTTCCTGCAGATCACCTGTGACGACGCCCGGGACCTGCCGGTTCCCGGACAGAAGTACACCTTCGGAGTGGTGAAGGCGGCGCAAGCGCGCGGCGACTTCCAGGTGCTGGCCGATCGCGGCCGGCGTGCGTTGCGCGTGCATCTCGGTCCCAATGTCGGCGCTGGGCTTGCGACCCTGGCGGCGGCGGTGAAGCAGGCGCTCCAGTAA
- a CDS encoding 6-phosphofructokinase produces the protein MSNISTTKGVIGILTGGGDVPGLNPAIRAVTIRALREGYQVIGLRRGWASLVDIIRDKDYDNRNNFQTLSEELVNRAGRTGGTFLHTSRTNPSQVRKSHIPTHLQGTYQAERNDLTPEVLKNLDWLGIDYLIPIGGDDTLSYGVRLYQEGVKVVGIPKTMDNDVPGTDYCIGFSTCVTRTIQMINSLRTSAGSHERFLVVEVFGRYAGFTAMLPTMAGAANRCVIPEHQFNIERLTELLVADRRKNPSRYSVLLLSEGAMFEGGEMVFEKETTDAFGHKKLGGIGDLVSEKLQELSPKYNNGDLIHVINQKLGYLVRGGDPDAIDSIVPMAYGNLALDLILNKAHGRLVVLKNGRYDNMPIDVVTASKKVVNVKENYNTERLRPHYKSFEMKPLFIMTSDLS, from the coding sequence ATGTCCAATATCAGTACAACCAAAGGCGTGATCGGAATCCTCACCGGCGGCGGCGACGTGCCCGGTTTGAACCCGGCGATTCGGGCGGTCACCATCAGGGCGCTGCGGGAGGGCTACCAGGTGATCGGGCTGCGCCGCGGATGGGCGAGCCTGGTCGACATCATCCGCGACAAGGACTACGACAATCGCAACAATTTCCAGACCCTCTCCGAGGAACTCGTCAATCGGGCAGGCCGGACCGGGGGAACCTTCCTGCATACGTCCCGCACGAATCCAAGTCAGGTCAGGAAATCCCATATCCCCACTCACTTGCAGGGCACATACCAAGCCGAGAGGAACGACTTGACGCCGGAAGTGCTCAAGAATCTTGACTGGCTCGGGATCGACTATTTGATTCCGATCGGCGGCGATGACACGCTGAGCTATGGGGTACGCCTGTATCAGGAAGGCGTGAAGGTGGTCGGGATTCCCAAGACCATGGATAACGATGTTCCGGGAACCGACTACTGCATCGGGTTCAGCACCTGCGTGACGCGCACCATTCAGATGATCAACAGTCTGCGGACTTCCGCCGGTTCGCATGAACGTTTTCTGGTGGTCGAGGTGTTCGGCCGTTATGCCGGCTTCACCGCCATGTTGCCGACCATGGCGGGGGCAGCGAACCGCTGCGTCATCCCGGAGCATCAGTTCAATATCGAGCGCTTGACGGAATTGCTGGTGGCCGACCGCCGCAAGAACCCAAGCCGGTATTCTGTCCTGCTGCTGTCAGAAGGAGCGATGTTCGAAGGTGGGGAAATGGTCTTTGAAAAGGAGACGACCGACGCCTTCGGGCATAAGAAACTGGGCGGAATCGGGGATCTGGTCTCGGAAAAGCTGCAGGAACTCTCCCCGAAATACAACAACGGCGACCTTATCCACGTCATCAACCAAAAGCTGGGCTATTTGGTCCGCGGTGGCGATCCCGACGCGATCGATTCGATCGTCCCCATGGCCTACGGCAATCTTGCCCTCGACCTGATTCTGAACAAGGCCCACGGCAGGCTGGTGGTCCTCAAGAACGGCCGCTACGACAACATGCCGATCGACGTGGTAACCGCCTCGAAGAAAGTCGTGAACGTGAAAGAAAACTACAACACCGAACGACTGCGGCCGCACTACAAGAGCTTCGAGATGAAGCCCCTCTTCATCATGACAAGCGATCTTTCTTAG
- a CDS encoding TonB-dependent receptor → MLDQSRAAVVGVEVKVKNARTAAERSAVTDASGNFVISGLPVGTYTTTAHKEGFADASRELTLVGGGTADLRLQLSVSQVQEQVIVTGVAGEVRSDEPQLGDRLGAMQLEETPLLNHRITYLPLLNAANRPALNQGDVFMNQNLFTTNGSGRRQTAWVVDGSSGNDSWGRQTIFTNVPLVAIQEMTVLENAFSAAYGATTGGVVNLVTRSGGNQYHGDLLGLWRPSDTAARLSGFTANTATSGNQVVTDSLGQLGAAFSGPIPGSDRTHFFFAGEYSRQNRGSPVTSPIAPGVFVGHYADWMTFLRLDHALNPSNTVFVRANTDSFHDTNPNGAVGGNSLPTVDRIFRRRTYSLEAGETAVLTPALLNNVRAQFQLASPITQFDPVILGTQFVVPISTGGTFTTGTSQSALLLNRQYGFSDTLAAAWGRHQVKFGADVLHAHNGGNSKEFGGPIFLGQLQYNTCTQPLTVCEGPTFLNNITNVRSYTQSYGSANYTVDDTLWSLFVQDDFRVRPDLTLNLGLRYEQQTFTDARKNFAPRVGFAYDWRGAGRTVVRGGFGIYYSQVVDNSEANYALGGPTGVFNFTATPGQIGFPSSVSAVPLPAFPAGAVAPVRSLYIRPGRRAFYDQFFSTSVLMGYPDALLNPYSEQWTLGFEHQFGRGWVLSADYLGSHTVHVVRPLDVDPPTPFLRTAQGQTRSAQAANCTRPLWVKFYADAGRTCNPATANPPQPAYAVIQTDVNNGFVQYQALNVNLNHHFSRRFVMLASYVYSHSIDNVDPDAPGGNPNDPNFTGREEKGSAIYDQRHRFVLSGTYSAPLGFNLGGVATLASGLPFNFVTGTNNSGDTGATTDRPVINGAVVPRNAGRGRAIYEVAPFVEKDIAFGERFHVRARAEAFNVFNHPNFVGYSGTYGNGATAGTGFGLPLTGITNQLPARSLQFSLRLMY, encoded by the coding sequence GTGCTGGATCAGAGCCGCGCCGCCGTTGTCGGAGTCGAAGTCAAGGTCAAGAACGCGAGGACTGCGGCCGAGCGCAGCGCCGTGACCGATGCCTCGGGAAACTTTGTAATCTCGGGACTGCCCGTCGGAACCTACACGACGACGGCACACAAAGAGGGTTTTGCGGACGCCAGCCGCGAGCTCACGCTGGTTGGTGGAGGCACGGCAGACCTCAGGCTGCAATTAAGCGTTTCGCAGGTGCAAGAACAAGTCATTGTGACCGGAGTTGCAGGAGAGGTGCGCAGCGACGAGCCCCAGCTCGGCGACCGCCTCGGCGCGATGCAGCTTGAAGAGACTCCTTTGTTGAACCACCGGATTACCTATTTGCCGCTGCTGAATGCGGCGAACCGGCCGGCTCTGAACCAGGGCGATGTATTCATGAACCAGAATCTTTTTACGACGAACGGGTCTGGGCGCCGCCAGACCGCGTGGGTAGTGGACGGCAGCTCCGGAAACGACAGTTGGGGCCGGCAGACGATCTTCACGAACGTGCCGCTGGTGGCGATTCAAGAAATGACGGTCCTGGAGAATGCATTCTCCGCGGCGTACGGCGCCACCACCGGCGGCGTCGTCAATCTGGTGACGAGAAGCGGCGGCAACCAATACCACGGCGATCTGTTGGGACTTTGGCGGCCAAGCGATACGGCAGCAAGGCTATCGGGGTTCACGGCCAACACGGCCACCAGCGGCAACCAGGTGGTGACGGATTCCCTGGGACAACTTGGCGCAGCATTCTCCGGGCCAATCCCGGGAAGCGACCGGACGCACTTCTTCTTCGCCGGCGAGTACAGCCGGCAGAACCGCGGCTCGCCGGTTACGTCTCCGATTGCTCCCGGTGTATTCGTCGGGCACTACGCAGACTGGATGACGTTTCTGCGCCTCGATCACGCATTGAATCCAAGCAACACGGTATTTGTTCGCGCGAATACCGACAGTTTTCACGATACGAATCCGAATGGCGCAGTGGGAGGCAACAGCCTGCCCACGGTGGATCGTATTTTCCGGAGACGGACTTACTCGCTGGAAGCAGGCGAAACTGCGGTCTTAACGCCGGCGCTGCTGAACAATGTGCGGGCGCAATTCCAGTTGGCTTCGCCAATTACGCAATTCGATCCTGTGATTCTCGGCACACAATTCGTGGTTCCCATCTCCACCGGCGGAACGTTTACCACGGGCACATCACAATCCGCGCTTCTTCTGAACCGGCAATATGGATTCAGCGACACGCTGGCGGCGGCCTGGGGCCGGCACCAGGTGAAATTTGGGGCCGATGTGCTGCATGCGCACAATGGCGGCAACAGCAAGGAGTTCGGGGGCCCGATCTTTCTCGGGCAGCTCCAATACAACACCTGCACCCAGCCGCTTACGGTGTGCGAAGGTCCAACGTTCCTCAACAATATCACCAACGTTCGCAGCTATACGCAGAGTTACGGCAGCGCCAATTACACGGTCGATGACACGCTATGGTCGTTATTCGTGCAGGACGACTTCCGGGTTCGCCCCGACCTTACCCTGAACCTGGGGCTGCGGTATGAGCAGCAGACTTTTACCGACGCGCGCAAGAACTTCGCTCCCCGCGTGGGCTTCGCCTATGACTGGCGCGGCGCGGGCAGGACGGTGGTCCGCGGTGGATTCGGCATCTATTACTCTCAGGTTGTCGACAACTCCGAGGCCAACTACGCGCTCGGCGGGCCGACCGGAGTGTTCAATTTCACCGCCACTCCCGGACAGATTGGTTTTCCGAGCAGTGTTTCCGCCGTGCCCTTACCTGCATTCCCGGCCGGCGCCGTCGCTCCGGTGCGAAGCCTGTATATCCGGCCCGGACGGAGAGCATTCTACGATCAGTTCTTTTCCACGTCGGTTCTTATGGGCTACCCCGATGCGCTTCTGAACCCCTACTCGGAGCAATGGACACTCGGATTCGAGCACCAATTCGGCCGAGGCTGGGTACTCAGCGCGGATTATCTCGGGTCACACACGGTACATGTCGTTCGCCCGTTGGATGTCGATCCGCCGACACCGTTCCTGCGAACGGCGCAGGGACAGACGCGGAGCGCACAGGCTGCCAATTGCACGCGCCCACTCTGGGTGAAGTTCTATGCTGATGCCGGGCGCACCTGCAATCCGGCAACGGCAAATCCGCCGCAGCCGGCTTATGCCGTGATTCAGACGGATGTCAACAACGGCTTTGTGCAATACCAGGCGTTGAACGTCAACCTCAATCATCATTTCAGCCGCCGTTTCGTTATGCTGGCCAGCTATGTGTACTCGCACTCGATTGACAACGTCGATCCCGACGCTCCGGGCGGCAACCCGAACGATCCTAATTTCACCGGCCGAGAGGAAAAGGGCAGCGCGATCTACGACCAGCGCCACCGCTTTGTGCTCAGTGGAACTTACAGTGCGCCCTTGGGATTCAATCTTGGTGGAGTCGCGACGCTGGCCTCAGGCCTGCCGTTCAATTTCGTGACGGGCACCAATAACAGCGGCGATACCGGCGCAACGACGGACCGGCCGGTGATCAACGGCGCGGTCGTGCCCCGCAATGCCGGCCGTGGCCGGGCCATCTACGAGGTCGCGCCCTTTGTGGAGAAGGACATTGCGTTTGGTGAACGGTTCCACGTGAGAGCTCGCGCCGAGGCATTCAATGTCTTCAATCACCCGAACTTTGTCGGCTACAGCGGGACGTACGGAAACGGAGCGACGGCCGGGACCGGCTTTGGTCTGCCGCTGACCGGCATCACGAACCAGTTGCCGGCGCGTTCGCTGCAATTTTCGCTGCGCCTGATGTATTGA
- a CDS encoding BlaI/MecI/CopY family transcriptional regulator, with product MLRRLKSSIARSHALGPLEMELLEALRRRGDATVRELLDGAAVQAAYTTVMTTLDRLYKKGLLERALDGRAFRYRSRETEEEYNRNTVAASLQNLLRSGDPALPVSFLVDTVTEHDAALLDELARAVGRKRRALRKREAR from the coding sequence ATGTTGCGCAGGCTCAAATCGTCGATCGCCCGCAGCCACGCGTTGGGCCCTCTCGAAATGGAGCTGCTGGAGGCATTACGGAGACGCGGTGATGCCACGGTACGAGAGTTGCTCGACGGGGCGGCGGTTCAGGCGGCCTACACGACCGTCATGACAACTCTTGATCGGCTGTATAAGAAGGGGCTGCTCGAGCGCGCCCTTGACGGCCGCGCCTTCCGCTACCGGTCCCGGGAGACAGAAGAGGAATACAACCGCAACACGGTTGCAGCCAGCCTGCAGAATCTGCTCCGTTCTGGCGACCCAGCGTTGCCAGTCTCCTTCCTGGTCGACACCGTCACCGAGCACGACGCCGCCTTGCTCGATGAACTGGCGCGCGCTGTCGGCCGCAAGCGACGCGCGCTGAGGAAGAGGGAGGCGCGCTGA
- the phoU gene encoding phosphate signaling complex protein PhoU, whose protein sequence is MTRTRFHEGLDELKDRLLRMAGMAELSITRAINAFRERDGAQCRLVFASEAAINADEREIDELALDLLAMQQPMAIDLRFIVAVIKINADLERVGDQAVNIAERVERLLTVPAVDLPIDIPLMAATSAKMIRMALEAFVLGDANLAERVLTMDDTVDRMNYEIADVMMDLMKKSPEVTEQAMDAIIIARNLERVGDHATNIAEDVIFWVRGADVRHHFGGEPNR, encoded by the coding sequence ATGACGCGCACTCGCTTTCACGAAGGCCTGGACGAACTGAAGGACCGGCTGCTGCGCATGGCAGGCATGGCGGAACTGTCGATTACGCGCGCGATCAATGCTTTCCGCGAGCGCGACGGGGCCCAGTGCCGGCTGGTGTTCGCCAGCGAGGCCGCCATCAACGCCGACGAGCGCGAAATTGACGAATTGGCGCTCGACCTGCTCGCCATGCAGCAGCCGATGGCGATCGACCTGCGCTTCATCGTCGCCGTGATTAAGATCAACGCCGATCTGGAGCGCGTCGGCGACCAGGCGGTCAACATCGCCGAACGGGTCGAACGATTGCTGACCGTGCCCGCGGTGGACTTGCCGATTGACATCCCGCTGATGGCTGCGACCTCCGCAAAGATGATCCGGATGGCCCTGGAAGCGTTCGTGCTCGGCGATGCCAATCTTGCCGAGCGGGTGCTCACCATGGACGACACCGTGGACCGCATGAACTACGAGATCGCCGACGTGATGATGGATCTGATGAAGAAGTCGCCGGAAGTGACCGAGCAGGCAATGGATGCGATCATCATCGCGCGCAACCTGGAGCGCGTCGGCGACCACGCCACCAATATCGCCGAGGACGTGATCTTTTGGGTGCGCGGGGCCGACGTCCGCCACCACTTCGGCGGGGAACCGAACCGCTGA
- the pstB gene encoding phosphate ABC transporter ATP-binding protein PstB, whose amino-acid sequence MGVGIDVRGLRAWFGKIEALHGISVQMQPNTVTAIIGPSGCGKSTFVRCINRMHETIPGARVEGKLLIGNTDVYGNGTPAVEVRRRVGMVFQKPNPFPTMTIYDNVAAGLKLNGFRNRRELEETVERSLRLAALWDEVKDGLKKQSGASLSGGQQQRLCIARALAVQPEVLLMDEPASALDPISTAKIEDLIYQLKERFTVVIVTHNMQQAARVAEWTGFFLLGDLIEFDKTQKIFTTPGDKRTEDYITGRFG is encoded by the coding sequence GTGGGCGTGGGAATCGATGTCCGCGGGCTGCGCGCCTGGTTCGGCAAAATCGAGGCGCTGCACGGCATCAGCGTGCAGATGCAGCCCAACACGGTCACGGCGATCATCGGGCCGTCCGGTTGCGGGAAGTCCACCTTCGTCCGCTGCATCAACCGCATGCATGAGACCATTCCGGGAGCCCGGGTCGAGGGCAAGCTGCTGATCGGCAACACCGACGTGTACGGGAACGGAACGCCGGCGGTGGAAGTGCGCCGGCGCGTGGGCATGGTTTTTCAAAAGCCGAATCCTTTTCCGACCATGACGATCTATGACAACGTGGCCGCGGGATTGAAGCTCAACGGATTTCGCAACCGCCGCGAGCTGGAGGAAACCGTCGAGCGGTCGCTGCGCTTGGCCGCCCTGTGGGACGAGGTCAAGGACGGGCTCAAGAAACAATCGGGGGCGAGCCTTTCCGGCGGGCAGCAGCAGCGGTTGTGCATCGCGCGCGCTTTGGCCGTACAGCCGGAAGTGCTGCTGATGGATGAGCCGGCGTCGGCGTTGGATCCGATCTCCACCGCGAAAATTGAAGACCTGATTTACCAGTTGAAGGAGCGCTTCACGGTCGTGATCGTCACCCACAACATGCAGCAGGCGGCCCGGGTCGCGGAGTGGACGGGGTTTTTCCTCCTCGGCGATCTGATCGAGTTCGACAAAACCCAGAAGATCTTTACCACTCCCGGGGACAAGAGGACCGAGGACTACATTACCGGCAGGTTCGGATGA
- the pstA gene encoding phosphate ABC transporter permease PstA produces MPVRVSWYRRIVNRAVMAATGLAALLVLVPLFLILGFLMIKGVGSVNWAFLTHIPKPVGETGGGVGNAIVGTFMILGVASLIGVPWGIAGGIYLSEYGRNTLGNVIRFTADVLNGVPSIVTGIAVYGLVVVTQKHFSAFAGGIALGIMMIPIIVRATEEMLLMVPQTIREAALGLGIPQWRTTLSVTLRTASAGVITGIMLAFARVAGETAPLLFTAFGNQFWNLKFSQPTAALSLQVYTYAISPYDDWHRMAWAGALVLIVMIIGTISVVRIFASRGLLKGAA; encoded by the coding sequence ATGCCGGTCCGGGTGAGCTGGTACCGGCGGATCGTCAATCGCGCCGTCATGGCGGCCACCGGCCTGGCTGCCCTGCTGGTGCTGGTGCCTCTGTTCCTGATTCTCGGATTCCTGATGATCAAGGGAGTTGGCTCGGTGAACTGGGCGTTTCTGACCCATATTCCGAAACCGGTTGGCGAAACCGGTGGCGGTGTAGGAAACGCGATCGTAGGGACGTTTATGATCCTGGGCGTGGCCAGCCTGATCGGAGTGCCCTGGGGGATTGCCGGGGGAATTTACTTGTCCGAATACGGCCGCAATACGTTAGGCAACGTCATCCGCTTCACGGCCGACGTGCTCAACGGTGTGCCCTCGATTGTTACCGGGATCGCAGTGTACGGGCTGGTGGTGGTGACGCAGAAGCATTTCTCTGCATTCGCGGGCGGCATCGCCTTGGGCATCATGATGATCCCCATCATCGTCCGGGCGACGGAGGAGATGCTGCTCATGGTGCCGCAGACCATCCGCGAAGCGGCGCTCGGCCTGGGTATTCCGCAGTGGAGGACCACCTTGTCGGTCACCTTGCGCACGGCGAGCGCGGGAGTGATTACCGGAATCATGTTGGCGTTTGCCCGCGTGGCCGGCGAGACGGCCCCGCTGCTATTCACCGCGTTCGGAAACCAGTTCTGGAACTTGAAATTCAGCCAGCCGACCGCCGCCTTGTCGCTGCAGGTATACACTTACGCGATTTCGCCGTACGACGACTGGCACCGCATGGCGTGGGCGGGAGCGCTCGTGCTGATCGTGATGATCATCGGGACGATTTCGGTGGTGCGCATTTTCGCCAGCCGCGGGCTGTTGAAGGGGGCGGCTTAA
- the pstC gene encoding phosphate ABC transporter permease subunit PstC, with translation MAQAGKPLPQPPAFRTSAAPDQIFKYVTVAAALSVVAAVLLIVFELVWHSRLAISKFGFGFFVGSNWDPVGGEFGAFPFIYGTLVSSLIALIIAVPLGIGVAIFINELCPRPLRAPLSFTVELLAAIPSVIYGLWGIFVLVPFLRLHIDPFLKQSLGWTGLFTGPIYGIGMLAAGVILAIMVVPFISSITREVMLTVPQHQREGVLALGATQWEMIRTGILRNARVGIVGGVMLGLGRALGETMAVTMVIGNRPEIAKSLFAPGYTMASMIANEFTEATGNLYLSAIVEIGLALFLLTLVVNALARLLVWMTTRGSPSRVYG, from the coding sequence ATGGCACAGGCGGGGAAGCCGTTACCGCAGCCGCCGGCTTTCCGCACGAGCGCCGCTCCAGACCAAATCTTCAAGTACGTAACGGTGGCAGCAGCGCTGTCGGTTGTCGCAGCCGTGTTACTCATCGTTTTCGAATTGGTCTGGCACTCCCGGCTGGCGATCTCGAAATTCGGATTTGGTTTCTTCGTCGGCAGCAACTGGGACCCCGTCGGCGGCGAGTTTGGAGCGTTTCCGTTTATCTATGGCACCTTGGTCTCCTCGCTGATCGCGCTGATCATCGCGGTGCCGCTCGGAATCGGAGTGGCGATCTTTATCAACGAATTGTGCCCGCGCCCGCTGCGCGCGCCTTTGTCGTTCACGGTGGAGCTGCTGGCCGCGATTCCGAGCGTGATTTACGGTCTGTGGGGCATTTTCGTTCTGGTGCCTTTCCTGCGCCTGCACATTGACCCGTTCCTCAAGCAGTCCTTGGGGTGGACGGGCCTATTCACCGGCCCAATCTACGGGATCGGGATGCTGGCCGCGGGAGTGATCCTGGCGATCATGGTGGTGCCGTTCATCTCGTCGATCACGCGCGAAGTGATGCTCACCGTTCCGCAGCACCAGCGGGAAGGCGTTCTCGCCCTGGGCGCCACGCAGTGGGAGATGATTCGCACCGGGATCCTGCGCAACGCGCGGGTGGGCATCGTCGGCGGCGTCATGCTGGGCCTCGGCCGGGCGCTGGGCGAAACCATGGCGGTAACGATGGTGATCGGCAATCGCCCGGAAATTGCGAAATCATTGTTCGCGCCCGGGTACACGATGGCCAGCATGATCGCCAACGAGTTCACCGAGGCCACCGGCAATCTTTATCTCAGCGCGATTGTTGAAATCGGGCTGGCGCTGTTTCTGCTGACCCTCGTGGTCAACGCCTTGGCCCGGCTGCTGGTGTGGATGACGACGCGGGGCTCGCCGTCGAGGGTGTATGGCTGA
- the pstS gene encoding phosphate ABC transporter substrate-binding protein PstS gives MLVGAVLVLTLAFLTSAAVAQTNLNGAGATFPYPIYSKWFNEFQKVHGVQINYQSIGSGGGIRQLQSGTVDFGASDMPLDDNQLKEMGKTIIQFPTVLGSVVPAYNVPGVSGEIKFTPEALAGIYLGKITKWNDKALTSANPGLKLPDTDIVVVHRSDGSGTTFVWTDYLSKISPEWKSQVGANTSVKWPVGLGGKGNEGVSGVVRQQPGAIGYVELIYALQNNIPFGTVKNSSGTFVKASLDTTTKAAAGTKVPPDFRVSITNAPGKDAYPIASFTYLLVPTQWQDQTKKTAMVNFLTWMLNNGEPMVTALNYAPLPKQVAEMERAKLKEIR, from the coding sequence ATGCTGGTTGGCGCAGTGTTGGTGTTGACGCTGGCGTTCCTTACGAGCGCGGCCGTAGCGCAAACAAACCTGAACGGGGCGGGCGCGACCTTCCCGTACCCGATCTATTCGAAGTGGTTCAACGAATTCCAGAAGGTGCATGGCGTACAAATTAACTATCAATCGATCGGCAGCGGCGGCGGAATCCGGCAGTTGCAGTCCGGAACGGTGGACTTCGGCGCCAGCGACATGCCGCTCGATGATAATCAGCTTAAGGAAATGGGCAAGACGATCATTCAATTTCCGACCGTGCTGGGCAGCGTGGTGCCGGCCTACAACGTGCCAGGGGTCTCAGGGGAGATCAAGTTCACACCCGAGGCGCTGGCGGGTATTTATCTGGGGAAGATCACCAAGTGGAACGACAAGGCGCTGACCAGCGCCAACCCTGGGCTGAAGCTGCCCGACACGGACATCGTGGTGGTCCACCGCTCCGACGGCAGTGGAACAACCTTTGTTTGGACCGACTACCTTTCCAAGATCAGCCCGGAGTGGAAATCGCAGGTCGGTGCCAATACCTCCGTGAAATGGCCGGTCGGCCTGGGCGGCAAGGGCAATGAGGGCGTTTCGGGAGTGGTGCGGCAGCAGCCGGGAGCGATTGGTTACGTGGAACTGATCTACGCGCTGCAGAACAACATCCCGTTTGGCACGGTGAAGAATTCGTCCGGGACCTTCGTGAAAGCCAGCCTCGATACGACCACCAAGGCGGCCGCGGGCACGAAGGTGCCGCCGGATTTCCGCGTGTCCATCACGAATGCGCCAGGAAAGGACGCGTACCCGATTGCGAGCTTCACCTACTTGCTGGTGCCCACGCAATGGCAGGACCAGACGAAGAAAACCGCGATGGTGAACTTCCTGACGTGGATGCTCAACAACGGGGAGCCCATGGTAACCGCGTTGAACTACGCTCCTCTGCCCAAGCAAGTCGCGGAAATGGAGCGGGCCAAGCTCAAGGAAATCCGGTAA